The following proteins are co-located in the Engraulis encrasicolus isolate BLACKSEA-1 chromosome 2, IST_EnEncr_1.0, whole genome shotgun sequence genome:
- the LOC134439056 gene encoding uncharacterized protein LOC134439056, with amino-acid sequence MSQSKELVTSSISPSFTRDLLPAAERTALLFQLTYLYLAGFPELEKMIRERALTTRLLFVSSERVMFKCLCTSQNLVKTLFPILKVCIQKNKVEMAKKYLAKAQGWITEIVEAAQKMVEEYTEENKELTKTTSTIYDKKTEKKKISDKMTGLRGQLEKSKILLQTTQKEKEAKQREIEEATSKRDNHISYMASCDRMFAARRTFSFWVFSWSSGPSESHVAQTQDNNRQVLKQLSQVLEKHMEAMNNLRRREQQTQDDLMAKNMEMMDLSIKDGSIPDPDILKSVKQCLVRIQNVLILMLRFWGHVEEILLTLEKKTFTGNDLLEDLEFFKEIYLQSITEAEEAWQAFGESCMKCQEVFDIQSKAGYMFLEMNPSTLSPEEKGKQISAVIKRLKAIGP; translated from the exons ATGTCTCAAagcaaag AGTTGGTGACATCGTCAATTTCTCCTAGCTTCACTAGGGACCTTTTGCCTGCTGCAGAGAGAACCGCTCTGCTGTTCCAGCTGACATATCTCTACCTGGCCGGATTCCCAGAACTGGAGAAGATGATTCGAGAGAGAGCGCTGACGACCAGACTCCTCTTTGTGTCTTCAGAGAGAGTCATGTTTAAG TGTCTGTGTACCAGTCAGAACCTGGTGAAGACTCTCTTCCCCATACTCAAAGTATGCATACAGAAGAACAAGGTTGAGATGGCAAAGAAGTATTTGGCGAAGGCCCAAGGCTGGATTACAGAGATCGTTGAGGCCGCTCAGAAAATGGTGGAAGA GTATACAGAAGAGAACAAGGAACTGACTAAAACCACTAGTACAATCTAcgataaaaaaacagaaaagaagaaaattTCTGACAAGATGACCGGTCTTCGTGGCCAACTGGAAAAATCCAAAATACTTCTGCAAACAACTCAGAAGGAAAAGGAGgctaaacagagagagatagaagaagcAACATCCAAACGTGACAATCACATTTCATACATGGCTTCATGTGACCGAATGTTTGCTGCCAGACGCACCTTCTCATTCTGGGTGTTCTCCTGGAGCTCCGGCCCATCTGAATCACATGTGGCCCAGACACAAGACAACAACCGGCAAGTCCTTAAGCAGCTGAGCCAGGTGCTGGAGAAGCACATGGAAGCCATGAACAACTTGAGGAGGAGGGAACAGCAGACGCAGGATGACCTGATGGCCAAAAATATGGAGATGATGGATTTGAGTATCAAAGACG GTTCAATTCCTGATCCGGACATTCTGAAGTCTGTAAAGCAATGTCTTGTCCGGATTCAGAATGTTCTGATTCTGATGTTGCGGTTTTGGGGACATGTGGAAGAGATCTTGCTGACGCTTGAGAAAAAGACGTTTACTGGCAATGACCTGCTGGAGGATCTGGAGTTCTTCAAGGAGATCTATCTCCAGTCAATTACTGAGGCTGAGGAG GCTTGGCAGGCATTTGGTGAGTCCTGCATGAAGTGCCAAGAAGTGTTTGACATCCAGTCCAAGGCGGGCTACATGTTCCTTGAGATGAACCCCTCAACTCTTTCTCCAGAAGAGAAGGGGAAACAGATTTCTGCTGTGATCAAGAGGCTGAAGGCCATTGGTCCATAG